In one Pelecanus crispus isolate bPelCri1 chromosome 12, bPelCri1.pri, whole genome shotgun sequence genomic region, the following are encoded:
- the CHAD gene encoding chondroadherin → MNRSGFFLSVLSLLACLATIVQACPPSCHCHGGDLQHVICDNAGLKKIPKVPEQTRLLNLQKNNFPVLPTNGFRDMKKLVSLHLQGSRIKEISTGAFRGLKSLVYLYLTDNQISVIKPGAFDDLSELTYLYLDQNKIPDLPKGLLSPLVNLFILHLGSNKIQELKPGVFNGAKDLRWLFLSDNSLTNLLPGALEDVENLAVLHLDKNQLSSYPVNAMSKLRVLEELKLSHNPIEVIPDNAFQSFGRYLQTLNLDNMKLKKFADNAFTGVTVLKTADLENNRLTQLPRNFPFDKMETLTLSRNAWHCNCQLAHLRKWLKGNRTRTEETCSTPAQYRGQSIRDTPALRTCKLPTKRSKKGSRH, encoded by the exons ATGAATCGGTCAGGCTTCTTCCTCAGTGTCCTCAGCCTACTGGCATGTCTTGCCACCATCGTGCAGGCATGTCCTCCGAGCTGCCACTGCCACGGCGGAGACCTGCAGCACGTCATCTGCGACAACGCGGGGTTGAAGAAGATCCCCAAGGTGCCTGAGCAAACGCGGCTTCTAAACCTGCAGAAGAACAACTTCCCCGTCCTGCCAACCAATGGCTTCCGCGACATGAAAAAGCTGGTGTCCCTGCACCTCCAGGGCTCACGGATCAAGGAGATCTCGACCGGCGCCTTCCGGGGGCTCAAGAGCCTGGTCTACCTCTATCTCACTGATAACCAGATCAGTGTCATAAAGCCAGGAGCCTTCGATGACCTGTCTGAGCTCACCTACCTGTACCTGGACCAGAACAAGATCCCAGACCTACCCAAagggctcctctcccctcttGTCAACCTCTTCATCCTGCACTTAGGCAGCAATAAAATCCAGGAGCTGAAACCAGGGGTATTCAATGGGGCTAAAGACCTGCGCTGGCTCTTCCTCTCTGACAACTCCCTCACCAacctgctgcctggggctctgGAGGATGTAGAAAACCTCGCTGTCCTCCACCTGGACAAGAACCAGCTGAGCAGCTATCCTGTGAATGCAATGAGTAAGCTGAGAGTGCTGGAGGAACTGAAGCTTTCTCATAACCCAATTGAGGTCATCCCTGACAATGCCTTCCAGTCCTTCGGACGTTACCTGCAGACACTCAACCTGGACAACATGAAACTGAAGAAG TTTGCAGACAACGCGTTCACTGGTGTGACCGTGCTGAAGACCGCTGACCTGGAGAACAACCGGCTCACTCAGCTGCCCCGCAACTTCCCCTTCGACAAAATGGAGACACTGACGCTCTCCCGAAATGCCTGGCACTGCAACTGCCAGCTAGCACATCTGCGCAA GTGGCTGAAGGGCAATCGCACCCGCACCGAGGAGACCTGCTCTACACCCGCGCAGTACCGGGGGCAGTCCATCAGAGACACCCCAGCCCTCCGCACCTGCAAGCTCCCCACCAAAAGGTCCAAGAAGGGAAGCCGCCATTAA